The stretch of DNA GACCCCATGAGAGGGAAGGGCAGGGGGGTTGTTTCCACAGCCAATTACAAAGCCCGCAGATATGGGATTCATTCCGCCTTGCCCATCGCACAGGCTTGGCGGTTTTCCGAGGAAGCCAATATAAAAGGTCTTCCGCCTGTCATTTTCCTGCCCCCTGATTTTAAGCATTACAATGCAGCGTCCCAAAAAATCATGACTGTTCTTAGAGATCATGCCGGCTTGATCGAACAGGCAAGCATTGATGAGGCATATTTCGACCTGTCCTTTGCCGGATCATATGACAAGGCAGTGGAAATCTGTCGCCTCATAAAGAAGGATATCAGGGATAAGGAGCGTCTGACCGCTTCCGTCGGCATTGGCCCCAATAGACTGATTGCTAAAATTGCATCGGACCGGCAAAAACCGGACGGCCTGACCGTGGTGACTGCGGAAGAAGCAGAACAATTCCTTGAGCCGTTGCCCATCAGGAAGATACCGGGAATCGGCCCTAAAAGCGAGCGGAAGTTTGCCGGCCTTGGAGTGAAGACCGTGCGCGACCTGAAAAACCTTACCGCTCGG from Syntrophobacterales bacterium encodes:
- the dinB gene encoding DNA polymerase IV, with the protein product MRIIGHIDMDAFFAAVEERGNPQWADKPIVVGADPMRGKGRGVVSTANYKARRYGIHSALPIAQAWRFSEEANIKGLPPVIFLPPDFKHYNAASQKIMTVLRDHAGLIEQASIDEAYFDLSFAGSYDKAVEICRLIKKDIRDKERLTASVGIGPNRLIAKIASDRQKPDGLTVVTAEEAEQFLEPLPIRKIPGIGPKSERKFAGLGVKTVRDLKNLTARQLEDLFGKWGADIYRRVRALDDTPVQEYYETKSIGVQDTFLHDTLDVTFIFDRLKSLCDKVLSNHDKSGFHGFRTVVATVRFSDFETKTRSRTLHRRLSRLNQLEFEAMKLLMPFVDGRLNPKRKLIRLIGVRVEKLVEEQ